In the genome of Devosia rhizoryzae, the window CACATCATCGAGCAGTGCAAGGCCAGCCTCAAGCGGCTCAAGACCGACCATATCGACCTTTATCAGGTGCATGAATGGGACGGGCAGACGCCGATCGAAGAAACCATGGAAGCGCTCGATACGCTCGTGCGCCATGGGCATGTCCGCTATATCGGCTGCTCGAACTATTCGGGCTGGCATATCATGAAGGCGCTGATGGCGGCCGGTGCGCGACACGGCGAGCGCTTTGTCAGCCAGCAGATCCACTATTCGCTGCATTCCCGCGATGCCGAATTCGAACTGGTGCCGATTGGGCAGGACCAGGGACTTGGCATACTCGTCTGGTCGCCGCTGGCCGGTGGCCTGCTTTCGGGCAAATACCGTCGCGACAGCCAGCCGGATAGCGGCCGGCATGTCGGAGGCTTCCGCGAACCGCCGGTCTACGATTGGGATAAGCTCTATGACATCATCGATGTTGTGGTGGAGATTGCCGAAGCGCGTGGCGTGTCCGGCGCGCAGGTAGCGCTGAGCTGGCTCCTGGGTCGACCGGGCGTGACCTCGGTGATCATCGGCGGTCGCAATGAGAAGCAGTTCGCCGACAACATTGCTGCTGCCGACCTGGTGTTGAGCGACGAAGAACGGGCGCGTCTCGACGCCGTGAGCCGTCCGCCGCTGCTCTACCCGTATTGGCACCAGTCGTTCACCGCGCAGGACCGGCTGAGCAAGGTCGATCTCGACCTCATCGCCCCCTATGCCGAGGAGTTCAAGCGTGGCTGATTTTCTGTTCGAGCCGCAGGCTCCAGTCGCCATTCCGATCGCACGGGGTGGGCAATTTGCGGTACGGCGCATCTATTGCGTCGGGCGCAACTATGCCGAGCACATCCGTGAGATGGGCAATGACGAACGCGATCCGCCCTTCTTTTTCAGCAAGCCTGCGGATGCCGTGATCACCGGCGGCGCACCTATGCCCTATCCGCCGCAAACGGCCGATCTTCATCACGAGATCGAACTGGTCGTAGCGATCGGCAAGGACGGGAGCGACATCGCCGTCGAGGATGCCTTGGAGCATGTTTATGGCTATGCCGTCGGGCTCGACATGACCCGACGCGACTTGCAAGCTACTGCTAAGAAGGCCGGGCGCCCGTGGGAGATGGCCAAGGCTTTCGATTATTCGGCACCCGTTGGTGAGATCGAACCGGCCGAGTTTATCGGCCATCCGTCTCAGGGCGCCATCACGCTGCGGGTCAATGGTGACGAGCGCCAGCGCGGCGACCTCGGGGACCAGATCTGGAACGTTTCCGAGACCATTGCCGAACTCAGCCGCTTCGTGACGCTGCGGGCCGGCGACCTGATCATGACCGGTACACCTGCAGGGGTCAGTGCCGTCACGCGTGGTGACGTGCTTGAAGGGGCGATAGAAGGCGTTGGCACCGTACGGACGACGATCGTCTGATGGCGCCGGTCTGGTCCTCGCAGCAGGACGCGGCGCTGGTCGCCGTCTCCAAATGGCTCAAGGATCGGAACGGGCCGCAGGTTTTTCGCCTGTTCGGTTGGGCGGGGACGGGCAAGTCTACGCTCGCGGTGCATTTGGCGCAGGATGTACGGACCGTCAAATATGCGGCCTTCACCGGCAAGGCGGCTATGGTGATGCGAAAGCGCGGCTGCAAGGGCGCTCAGACCATCCATTCGCTGATCTATACGCTGGTCAGCGAAAAAGAGGGCGAGCCACGCTTCGTCCTTGATCCGGAATCGCCGGCGGCAGATGCCGACCTCATCGTCATCGACGAAGTCTCGATGGTGGACGAACAGCTCGGGGCCGACCTTCTGAGCTTTGGCACCAAGGTTTTGGTGCTTGGCGATCCGTTCCAGCTGCCGCCAGTGCAGGGAGCGGGATTTTTCGTCGCTACCGAGCCCGACATCATGCTGACCGAAATTCATCGGCAGGCGGCGGACAATCCGATCATCCAGCTGTCGATGGCGGTGCGTGAGGGCGGCTATCTCGAGCATGGCCGCTATGGCGAAAGCGTTGTCGTCGGCCGCAACAAGGTAGACCGCGACGCGGTGATGCAGGCCGATCAGGTGCTGGTGGGCCGCAACAAGACACGGCTGACCTATAATGACCGTTTGCGCGAACTGCGTGGCCTGCCGTTTCACGAGCCAGTCGTGGGCGACCGAATGGTCTGCCTCAGGAACAATCCGCGCAAGCGCCTGCTGAACGGGCAGATCTGGATCGTTACCGACACGACGCGACGGTCCAACGGCAAATGGAGCCTGATGCTGGCCGATGACGAGGGCAAGGGTGAGACGCGCGTGCTCACGCACAAGGCGTTTTTCTCCGGCGAGGAGGAAGCCATGGCCTGGACGGAGCGACGCCAGTTCGACGAATTCACCTTCGGCTACTGCCTCACCGTCCACAAGGCGCAGGGCAGCCAGTGGGACAATGTTTATCTTTTCGACGAAAGCTTCGTCTTCCGCGAGGAGCGGGCACGCTGGCTTTATACGGGCATTACCCGCGCCGCCGAAAAGATCACCATCGTCAGCTAAGACCCAACTTCAGCCAAGTTTGCTGCCTTTATGGGCGCATGGTCGCTTCTTAGCCTAACGGACAATCGGCTTTTGCCGATGAACGCTTGCGCTCGGAATGTCGTTACCCCATTGTCCCGATAGAGATTTTCCCAAACCTGCACGGAGGCGCGAATGCACCATGACACCCCCCTGATCTCAACGATCGTCGCGGGTCTGGTGCTGGCCTTTATCTTTGGCATGATCGCCAACCGGTTCAGGATGCCGCCTTTGGTGGGGTATCTCTTTGCCGGTATTCTGGTCGGGCCGCATACGCCCGGCTTTGTGGCCGACCAGCAGCTTGGCTCCGAACTCGCGGAAATTGGCGTCATTCTCCTGATGTTTGGCGTGGGCCTCCACTTTTCGCTCAAGGACCTGATGAGCGTGCGGGCGCTCGCCATTCCCGGCGCCGTCGCACAGATGGGCTTTGCGACGCTGCTCGGCACCGTCCTGGGCCTGGTGCTGGGCTGGGAGCTGTTCGGCTCGATCCTCTTTGGGCTCGCGCTTTCGGTAGCCTCGACCGTCGTGCTGCTCAAGGCGCTGCAGGACCGGCGCTTGATCGAGAGCGAGCGCGGCCGCATCGCCGTGGGGTGGCTGATCGTCGAAGACCTGGCGATGGTCCTGGCGCTGGTTTTGGTGCCCGCCATCGCGAGCCTTAATGGCGGCGATACCGGGGTACACGATCCATTCGTGTCCTTCGTTACGCGCCTGCTAGGTGTCGAAGTCGGCATTTGGGGCATTTTGATCCTGACGCTGATCAAGGTCGCGGCCTTTGTCGGCTTCATGCTGGTCGTGGGACGGCGCGTCATTCCCTGGGCGCTGCATGGCACGGCCCATACCGGCAGCCGTGAGCTGTTCCGGCTGGCTGTGCTGGCCATCGCGTTGGGCGTGGCCTTGGGATCGGCCGTGTTGTTCGGCGTATCGCTGGCGCTGGGCGCCTTCTTTGCCGGTATGATCCTTTCGGAAAGCGAGCTGAGCCACCGGGCCGCACAGGAAACGCTGCCGCTGCGCGACGCCTTTGCCGTGTTGTTCTTCGTTTCGGTCGGCATGCTGTTTGACCCCATGATCATCGTCACCCAGCCGCTTCTGGTGCTGGCGACGGTGTTCATCATCGTGGTCGGCAAGTCGTTGGCGGCTTTTGCGATCGTGATCCTGGCTCGACGACCGATCTCGACGGCGCTCACGATTTCGGCCTCCCTGGCGCAGATCGGCGAGTTTTCGTTTATCCTCGCCAGCATGGGCGTGGCCCTGGCGATCCTGCCGCCCGAGGGCCAGGACCTGATCCTTGCCGGCGCGCTGATCTCGATCGTGCTCAACCCTGTCGTGTTCATGGCGCTCGATGTGCTCAAGCCTCGGCTCGAAGCACGCGCTGGCTTCCGCCGCAGCTTCGAGCCCGATATGGCATCCGCCGACATGCGTCGCGAGCCGAGCATGGCGGCGCAGGGGCCGATCACGACGGATGCGCCGAGCATCGCCGCTGTGGATCGCGGTGCGCCCGGCGACGATGACGATACCGGCGAGCCGTCGCACCAGACCGGGCATACCGTGCTGGTCGGGTATGGCCAGGTCGGGCGGATCGTTGCTGCCGGCATCAAGACCGATGGTGGCGGGCTGGTGGTGATCGAAGATAGCGATCACGACGTTGCCGCCGCCCGCGCCGAGGGGTTCGAGGTGATCTTCGGCAATGCGGCAAGCCAGGACGTGTTGCGGCTTGCCAATCTTCCGGCTGCCCGAAATCTTCTCGTCGCCATTTCCAATGGTTTTGAAGCCGGCACGGTGTGCGAGAGCGGGCGCAAGCTCAATCCCGGAATTTCGATTATTGCCCGCGCCTATTCCGAGGAGGAAGAAAGCTTCCTGCGCGGGCTGGGTGCCTCGACGGTGATCCGCGGCGAGCGCGAGATCGGCAAGGGCATTTTGCAGTTCCTGCGCAATGAAGGCGCGACGAGCATCGTGCCGGAAGCGAGCAAGCTGCCCCTCGGCGAGAACCTGGTGGCGAGCGCCGCAATCAGTGCCGCTGTGAGTGAACCCGAGCCGGTGGCCGAGAGCGTGCCGGTTGAGGCGGAGCCCGTGGTGGTCGAGCCGGTCGAGGTTATGAGCGAACCGAGCCTCGCAGCGCCGACGCCGGAAGCCGAGATCACCGTGGTCGAGGCTCAGCTGCCGCCGGCCGATGAGCCTGTGATCGACCTGCCGCCGCCGGTGGAAGAGCCTGATGCCGATGATGAGATCGAAGCCGTCGAGGTCGTCGAGGCCGTGGTGATCGACGAGGAGACGGCAGCCGAAGTGGTGGTTGCCGCCGAGGCGGAGCCCGTGCCTTCGGCTGAGATCGTGCCGGTCCAGCCGGCGCCGGAAATCGGTGAGGCTCCGGCAAGCATCGATGAAGTTGTGCCCGCCCCAAAGGTCGCCAAGGCAAGACGGAGCCGCAAAAGGGCGCCAGAGGGCGATGGTGGCGTGCCGCCGGTGGAGCCGGAGACCAAGAGCTAGACCATGATCTCGCAAAAGGCCAAATATGCTCTTCGCGCGCTGGTGGCGCTGGCGCGCGCCGGGCGCGGGCAGAGCCGGATGATCGGTGAGATTTCGCGTGACCAGGCTATTCCCAAGAAGTTCCTGGAGCAGATCCTACTCGAACTGAAACGCGCGGGGATAGTTTCGAGCCGCCGCGGGCGCATGGGCGGCTATGAGCTGGTGCGGGCACCCGAGGAGATCATGTATGGCGAGGTGCTGCGGCTGATCGACGGACCGATCGCGCCGCTGCCGTGCCTGAGCAAGATCGCCTATCGCAAATGCGAGGATTGCAAGGACGAGGGATCCTGTGAGATCCGGCACGTGTTCGAGCGGGTGACGCTGGCGACGAGGGCGGTTCTGGACCGCACCAGTCTAGCGGATTCGCTTAACCTGGAGGACATCTCGGTGGATGCGGCTTAGAGCCCCCACCCGGCCTCCCCCGTAAGGCGGGGGAGGAGCACCATCGAGTTCAACCCACCAGCCGGACTCCTCCCCCTTTTTCAGGGGGAGGTTGGGTGGGAG includes:
- a CDS encoding aldo/keto reductase, which codes for MEYRLLGRSGLKVSVMTMGTMTFGGSERIGNTDQASAARQVDMCLDAGINFYDTANVYNAGVSEEILGEVLSENGRRERALVATKVRFKMGEGPNQIGLSRHHIIEQCKASLKRLKTDHIDLYQVHEWDGQTPIEETMEALDTLVRHGHVRYIGCSNYSGWHIMKALMAAGARHGERFVSQQIHYSLHSRDAEFELVPIGQDQGLGILVWSPLAGGLLSGKYRRDSQPDSGRHVGGFREPPVYDWDKLYDIIDVVVEIAEARGVSGAQVALSWLLGRPGVTSVIIGGRNEKQFADNIAAADLVLSDEERARLDAVSRPPLLYPYWHQSFTAQDRLSKVDLDLIAPYAEEFKRG
- a CDS encoding fumarylacetoacetate hydrolase family protein; translation: MADFLFEPQAPVAIPIARGGQFAVRRIYCVGRNYAEHIREMGNDERDPPFFFSKPADAVITGGAPMPYPPQTADLHHEIELVVAIGKDGSDIAVEDALEHVYGYAVGLDMTRRDLQATAKKAGRPWEMAKAFDYSAPVGEIEPAEFIGHPSQGAITLRVNGDERQRGDLGDQIWNVSETIAELSRFVTLRAGDLIMTGTPAGVSAVTRGDVLEGAIEGVGTVRTTIV
- a CDS encoding ATP-dependent DNA helicase, encoding MAPVWSSQQDAALVAVSKWLKDRNGPQVFRLFGWAGTGKSTLAVHLAQDVRTVKYAAFTGKAAMVMRKRGCKGAQTIHSLIYTLVSEKEGEPRFVLDPESPAADADLIVIDEVSMVDEQLGADLLSFGTKVLVLGDPFQLPPVQGAGFFVATEPDIMLTEIHRQAADNPIIQLSMAVREGGYLEHGRYGESVVVGRNKVDRDAVMQADQVLVGRNKTRLTYNDRLRELRGLPFHEPVVGDRMVCLRNNPRKRLLNGQIWIVTDTTRRSNGKWSLMLADDEGKGETRVLTHKAFFSGEEEAMAWTERRQFDEFTFGYCLTVHKAQGSQWDNVYLFDESFVFREERARWLYTGITRAAEKITIVS
- a CDS encoding RrF2 family transcriptional regulator, which translates into the protein MISQKAKYALRALVALARAGRGQSRMIGEISRDQAIPKKFLEQILLELKRAGIVSSRRGRMGGYELVRAPEEIMYGEVLRLIDGPIAPLPCLSKIAYRKCEDCKDEGSCEIRHVFERVTLATRAVLDRTSLADSLNLEDISVDAA